One segment of Nostoc flagelliforme CCNUN1 DNA contains the following:
- a CDS encoding DnaJ C-terminal domain-containing protein — MAATDFKDYYAILGVSKTATQDEIKQAFRKLARKYHPDVNPNNKQAEARFKEVSEAYEVVSDPDKRKKYDQFGQYWKQAGEGFSSGGAGVDMGGFDFSQYGNFDEFINELLGRFGGATPRGGRQSYSQQTNNYSNYSQNYSYRSTTGATSGFSGNFNDYGFGDASTSTSQDSEAAITLTFAEAFNGVQKRFSLGNETIDVRIPSGAKPGTRLRVRGKGQINPMTQQRGDLYLKVEFQPHSFFQMEGDNLVCEVPITPDEATLGASIDVPTPDGLVNVKLPAGVRSGQSLRLRGKGWPLAKGGRGDQLVKVAIAPPKDLSQQEREYYEKIRAIRTYNPRSHLQQVKL, encoded by the coding sequence ATGGCTGCAACCGACTTCAAAGACTATTACGCAATTTTGGGAGTTAGTAAGACTGCCACTCAAGACGAGATTAAGCAAGCCTTTCGTAAACTAGCCCGCAAATATCACCCTGATGTCAACCCAAATAACAAACAGGCAGAAGCACGCTTCAAAGAAGTTAGCGAAGCCTACGAAGTTGTGTCAGACCCAGATAAACGCAAAAAATACGACCAATTCGGTCAATATTGGAAACAGGCTGGTGAAGGTTTTTCATCTGGCGGCGCTGGTGTTGATATGGGTGGCTTTGACTTCAGTCAATACGGAAATTTTGATGAGTTCATTAATGAGTTGCTAGGACGCTTTGGTGGTGCTACTCCTCGTGGTGGGCGACAAAGTTACTCACAACAAACTAATAATTACTCAAATTACTCACAAAATTACTCTTACCGCAGTACTACAGGTGCGACGAGTGGTTTTAGCGGCAACTTTAACGATTATGGTTTTGGTGATGCAAGTACAAGTACTTCCCAAGATAGTGAAGCTGCAATTACTTTAACTTTTGCTGAAGCATTTAACGGTGTGCAAAAGCGCTTCAGTTTAGGTAACGAAACAATTGATGTTCGTATCCCATCTGGCGCTAAACCTGGTACTCGTCTGCGCGTGCGGGGCAAAGGTCAAATCAACCCGATGACTCAGCAACGAGGGGATTTATACTTAAAAGTCGAATTTCAGCCGCACTCGTTCTTCCAAATGGAAGGCGATAACTTGGTGTGCGAAGTGCCAATCACGCCAGATGAAGCTACTTTAGGAGCGTCTATTGATGTACCGACTCCCGATGGTTTAGTTAATGTCAAGCTACCAGCAGGAGTGCGTTCTGGTCAATCGCTGCGTTTACGTGGCAAAGGTTGGCCCCTCGCCAAGGGTGGACGCGGCGATCAGCTGGTGAAGGTGGCCATCGCACCACCAAAAGACCTCAGCCAGCAAGAGCGGGAATATTATGAAAAAATCCGGGCAATACGTACTTATAATCCCCGCAGTCATTTGCAGCAAGTCAAGCTGTGA
- a CDS encoding AAA family ATPase, translating into MTKNYDYSSLLTFNSSLLTSHSSLLLLIGLPGSGKSTFAKQLLTECPQMPLISTDGIRGQLFGSQAIQGPWLVIWREVGRQFQQAISTNNTAIFDATNAQRRHRREVIALACESGFTYITAIWVDTPVWLCLARNKRRSRQVPEEIILRMHRQLRDAPPSLEEGLDNLIRLSEKSKYGNCDRLLSENHT; encoded by the coding sequence ATGACTAAAAATTATGATTACTCCTCACTCCTCACTTTTAATTCTTCACTCCTAACTTCTCACTCCTCACTTCTTTTACTGATTGGTCTTCCAGGTAGCGGTAAGTCAACTTTCGCTAAACAATTACTGACAGAATGCCCCCAGATGCCACTGATTTCTACGGATGGCATCCGGGGGCAACTGTTCGGTTCCCAAGCTATTCAAGGGCCGTGGCTGGTGATTTGGCGGGAAGTAGGACGGCAATTTCAGCAAGCTATTTCTACAAATAATACAGCTATTTTCGATGCCACCAATGCCCAGCGCCGTCATCGCCGTGAAGTTATTGCTTTAGCCTGTGAATCGGGTTTTACCTACATTACGGCAATTTGGGTGGATACGCCAGTGTGGCTGTGTTTAGCACGTAATAAAAGGCGATCGCGCCAAGTTCCTGAAGAAATTATTTTGCGGATGCACCGTCAACTCCGGGATGCCCCCCCAAGCCTAGAAGAGGGACTAGACAACCTGATCCGCTTATCAGAAAAATCGAAGTACGGAAATTGCGATCGCTTGTTGAGCGAGAACCACACTTGA